One stretch of Acropora muricata isolate sample 2 chromosome 12, ASM3666990v1, whole genome shotgun sequence DNA includes these proteins:
- the LOC136893916 gene encoding substance-P receptor-like, with amino-acid sequence MNMTRNKTNDTDSFPGEKENDYLLDSCPPAKRVTPLENVTKITAFFVIIIASLVGNILVITVSRRNRNLRTIAYSFVINMAIADLMSTVINMPESVIVEIRNTDQWFPGEVGVVMCKFWPFLQQVCAFCSVLSLLAISLDRYFAICLPFKRIMSQKLSRVLILLTWLLPVVSSAPMFFANNVVEISGELLCLEDWPSPFDPVKAHTDYTIILFVLFYVFPLTVISFLYSLVIFKIWRRRVPGNRSTVATEAYSRSRRKALKVFISIVVCFALCWLPYHVTFFLLSYNEMYFNCGLPRDIDFIAEFFSYAISAFNPCIYLILNKEYRTGSKRLLYSCCKCPRVRIARFRRRRVDSHHEDLTKGDAFVLPYRSARAEFESENCKIDK; translated from the coding sequence ATGAACATGactagaaataaaacaaatgataCTGATTCCTTTCCTGGCGAAAAAGAGAATGATTACTTGCTGGATAGTTGTCCTCCAGCAAAAAGAGTAACCCCACTCGAAAATGTGACCAAGATAACTGCATTTTTTGTGATAATCATTGCCTCCTTGGTGGGGAATATATTGGTGATAACAGTGAGTAGACGGAATAGGAATTTGCGAACAATAGCATACAGCTTTGTTATCAACATGGCCATTGCAGACCTGATGTCCACGGTCATCAACATGCCTGAATCTGTAATTGTCGAGATACGAAATACAGACCAGTGGTTTCCTGGTGAAGTGGGTGTCGTCATGTGCAAGTTTTGGCCATTTCTCCAGCAAGTCTGTGCTTTTTGTTCCGTCCTTAGTTTGTTAGCAATTTCTTTGGATAGATATTTTGCTATCTGCCTTCCATTCAAAAGGATTATGTCGCAAAAGCTGTCCAGAGTACTTATTTTGTTAACTTGGCTGCTACCTGTCGTGTCAAGCGCACCAATGTTCTTTGCCAACAACGTGGTGGAAATAAGTGGTGAGCTTCTGTGCCTCGAAGATTGGCCTTCCCCATTTGACCCTGTTAAGGCACACACAGACTACACGATCATCCTCTTCGTGTTGTTTTACGTGTTTCCATTAACTGTCATATCGTTTTTGTACAGTTTGGTCATCTTTAAGATTTGGAGAAGAAGAGTTCCTGGTAACCGTTCCACAGTGGCAACTGAAGCCTACTCAAGAAGCCGGCGAAAGGCATTAAAGGTGTTCATTTCAATAGTTGTTTGCTTCGCGCTCTGTTGGCTTCCTTATCATGtaactttctttttattgtCTTACAATGAGATGTATTTCAACTGTGGCCTTCCCAGAGATATCGACTTTATTGCTGAATTTTTCTCATACGCCATCAGTGCATTCAATCCATGCATATACTTGATATTGAACAAAGAATATCGCACGGGTAGTAAGCGCCTTCTCTACAGTTGCTGCAAATGTCCTAGGGTTCGTATTGCGAGGTTTCGACGAAGAAGAGTTGATTCACATCATGAAGACTTAACAAAAGGCGACGCCTTTGTTCTACCGTACAGATCAGCTAGAGCGGAATTTGAATCCGAAAACTGTAAAATAGACAAGTGA
- the LOC136893917 gene encoding uncharacterized protein, giving the protein MEDDLQRLTNSLSEATKRFRLTISIKKTGVMFQPAKGSTANTPEIKSDGKVLNNVDSFTYLGSNLSFSNNLDGEVSTRNAKASASYGRLHKRVWNERGLKLETKCAVYRAVILTALFYGWTPYRKTCQAS; this is encoded by the exons ATGGAG GATGACCTTCAGAGACTCACAAATTCCCTGTCTGAGGCCACTAAGCGCTTTAGACTCACAATAAGCATCAAGAAGACTGGAGTGATGTTTCAACCTGCAAAGGGATCAACAGCGAACACGCCTGAAATAAAGAGCGATGGCAAGGTCCTCAACAATGTTGACTCCTTCACCTACCTTGGTAGCAACCTCTCCTTTTCCAACAATCTCGATGGAGAGGTGTCCACCCGCAATGCTAAGGCAAGTGCGTCCTATGGCAGACTCCACAAGCGAGTATGGAACGAAAGGGGCTTGAAATTGGAGACGAAGTGCGCAGTATACAGAGCAGTAATCCTGACTGCATTGTTTTATGGTTGGACTCCCTACCGAAAGACATGTCAAGCTTCTTGA